A window of Primulina tabacum isolate GXHZ01 chromosome 4, ASM2559414v2, whole genome shotgun sequence contains these coding sequences:
- the LOC142541563 gene encoding UDP-xylose transporter 1 isoform X1: MGEMSGFQLGVMGALFLSVASSVSIVICNKALMSHLGFPFATTLTSWHLMVTYFSLHAALRLNLFENKPMDMKTLTLFGLLNGVSIGFLNLSLGFNSIGFYQMTKLAIIPFTVLLETLFLKKQFSEKIKCSLLILLLGVGIASVTDLQLNFVGTILSLLAIVTTCVGQIVSLIFLVLLDLILHLFFGYFLILSFCSQLTNTIQKRLNVSSTQLLYQSAPFQAAILFVSGPFLDQFLTKKNVFAYKYSTVVLGFIMLSCLIAVFVNLSTFLVIGKTSPVTYQVLGHLKTCLVLAFGYTLLHDPFTSRNIFGILIAIVGMGMYSYFCTAEAKRKQLGDLSSLSQMKERDTTPLLASHHQDKESKDSVV, encoded by the exons ATGGGAGAAATGTCAGGGTTCCAATTGGGAGTGATGGGCGCACTGTTTCTATCTGTGGCATCTTCAGTGTCAATTGTTATATGCAACAAAGCCTTGATGAGCCATCTTGGCTTTCCATTTG CAACAACACTTACAAGTTGGCATCTGATGGTAACATACTTCAGTCTTCATGCGGCATTGCGCTTGAATTTGTTCGAAAACAAGCCAATGGATATGAAAACTCTGACTCTTTTTGGCCTTCTCAATGGTGTTTCCATTGGATTCCTCAACCTAAGCTTGGGATTTAATTCCATCGGCTTCTATCAG ATGACAAAGCTTGCAATAATACCTTTCACTGTTCTATTGGAAACCCTCTTCTTGAAAAAACAATTCAG CGAAAAAATTAAATGTTCCCTTCTGATTCTGCTACTTGGAGTTGGCATTGCATCAGTAACAGATCTTCAACTCAACTTCGTCGGGACGATTCTATCGCTTCTTGCCATCGTAACAACTTGTGTTGGCCAAATTGTGAGCCTCATTTTCTTGGTTCTCTTAGACTTAATTCTTCATCtattttttgggtattttttAATCCTTAGTTTTTGTTCTCAGCTCACCAACACAATACAAAAGAGGCTGAATGTTTCGTCCACACAGTTGTTGTACCAATCAGCACCATTTCAGGCAGCTATTCTGTTCGTGTCTGGCCCATTTCTGGATCAGTTCCTAACAAAAAAGAATGTCTTTGCCTACAAGTATTCTACTGTCGTATTG gGATTCATAATGCTTTCATGCTTGATTGCTGTATTTGTGAACTTGAGCACATTCTTAGTGATTGGGAAGACATCACCGGTGACATATCAAGTTCTTGGCCATCTCAAAACATGCCTTGTTCTTGCATTTGGTTACACACTCTTGCACGATCCCTTTACTTCAAGAAACATTTTTGGGATTCTTATTGCCATTGTTGGGATGGGCATGTACTCTTACTTTTGCACCGCTGAGGCCAAAAGGAAACAACTGGGAGACCTCTCTTCTTTGTCTCAG ATGAAAGAACGAGATACAACACCCCTACTTGCAAGTCATCATCAGGATAAAGAATCCAAGGACTCTGTTGTTTAA
- the LOC142541563 gene encoding UDP-xylose transporter 1 isoform X2, translating into MGEMSGFQLGVMGALFLSVASSVSIVICNKALMSHLGFPFATTLTSWHLMVTYFSLHAALRLNLFENKPMDMKTLTLFGLLNGVSIGFLNLSLGFNSIGFYQMTKLAIIPFTVLLETLFLKKQFSEKIKCSLLILLLGVGIASVTDLQLNFVGTILSLLAIVTTCVGQILTNTIQKRLNVSSTQLLYQSAPFQAAILFVSGPFLDQFLTKKNVFAYKYSTVVLGFIMLSCLIAVFVNLSTFLVIGKTSPVTYQVLGHLKTCLVLAFGYTLLHDPFTSRNIFGILIAIVGMGMYSYFCTAEAKRKQLGDLSSLSQMKERDTTPLLASHHQDKESKDSVV; encoded by the exons ATGGGAGAAATGTCAGGGTTCCAATTGGGAGTGATGGGCGCACTGTTTCTATCTGTGGCATCTTCAGTGTCAATTGTTATATGCAACAAAGCCTTGATGAGCCATCTTGGCTTTCCATTTG CAACAACACTTACAAGTTGGCATCTGATGGTAACATACTTCAGTCTTCATGCGGCATTGCGCTTGAATTTGTTCGAAAACAAGCCAATGGATATGAAAACTCTGACTCTTTTTGGCCTTCTCAATGGTGTTTCCATTGGATTCCTCAACCTAAGCTTGGGATTTAATTCCATCGGCTTCTATCAG ATGACAAAGCTTGCAATAATACCTTTCACTGTTCTATTGGAAACCCTCTTCTTGAAAAAACAATTCAG CGAAAAAATTAAATGTTCCCTTCTGATTCTGCTACTTGGAGTTGGCATTGCATCAGTAACAGATCTTCAACTCAACTTCGTCGGGACGATTCTATCGCTTCTTGCCATCGTAACAACTTGTGTTGGCCAAATT CTCACCAACACAATACAAAAGAGGCTGAATGTTTCGTCCACACAGTTGTTGTACCAATCAGCACCATTTCAGGCAGCTATTCTGTTCGTGTCTGGCCCATTTCTGGATCAGTTCCTAACAAAAAAGAATGTCTTTGCCTACAAGTATTCTACTGTCGTATTG gGATTCATAATGCTTTCATGCTTGATTGCTGTATTTGTGAACTTGAGCACATTCTTAGTGATTGGGAAGACATCACCGGTGACATATCAAGTTCTTGGCCATCTCAAAACATGCCTTGTTCTTGCATTTGGTTACACACTCTTGCACGATCCCTTTACTTCAAGAAACATTTTTGGGATTCTTATTGCCATTGTTGGGATGGGCATGTACTCTTACTTTTGCACCGCTGAGGCCAAAAGGAAACAACTGGGAGACCTCTCTTCTTTGTCTCAG ATGAAAGAACGAGATACAACACCCCTACTTGCAAGTCATCATCAGGATAAAGAATCCAAGGACTCTGTTGTTTAA